One Trichomycterus rosablanca isolate fTriRos1 chromosome 12, fTriRos1.hap1, whole genome shotgun sequence DNA window includes the following coding sequences:
- the LOC134323938 gene encoding interferon alpha/beta receptor 1a-like isoform X2, whose translation MPPRLDLRLTLLVIFTVSASLPSPQNLEMTAVDRNYMLQWDWNYTHPGNFVTFTAEFTFWNDQYNEISYSRACEGLRKRQCNFTSFNLPFSGSFLIRARAKTEQQQSNWTKIRFTPDEESKLSPPSRVDVKADVGVLTLTISESVMSSVMNLQYSVLYWESSTPTQKHEKVFESTYAPLTSLKHRTEYCVQVNIFSLEHRKNSSYTSPQCVRTTGAINQPAEVVIASVMRSLSGFLPCMNNSQSDGRAEFLRLNSRLTVYKVYITLNLYGAHSAFIVISRSTFSVAGNSWCAVRYSFTSCFNLHVQQAQKMVYFIYST comes from the exons ATGCCACCACGGTTGGACCTGAGGTTGACTTTACTCGTCATATTTACAG TCTCTGCATCTCTGCCAAGCCCACAGAATTTAGAAATGACTGCCGTGGATCGGAACTACATGCTGCAGTGGGACTGGAACTACACCCACCCTGGGAACTTTGTTACCTTCACTGCTGAATTCACCTT tTGGAACGATCAATACAATGAGATATCATATAGTCGAGCATGTGAGGGCTTGAGGAAAAGGCAGTGCAATTTCACCTCCTTTAATCTGCCTTTTTCGGGCTCATTTCTGATAAGGGCACGAGCAAAAACTGAACAACAGCAATCCAACTGGACGAAGATTAGGTTTACACCCGATGAGGAAA GCAAGCTATCACCACCCAGCAGAGTGGATGTAAAGGCAGACGTAGGTGTATTAACACTTACCATATCCGAGTCGGTCATGAGCAGTGTGATGAATCTGCAGTACAGTGTGCTATACTGGGAGAGTTCAACTCCCACACAG AAACACGAGAAGGTGTTTGAAAGCACATACGCTCCACTGACCTCACTGAAGCACAGGACTGAATACTGTGTTCAAGTCAACATCTTCAGTCTCGAACATAGGAAGAACAGCAGCTACACCTCTCCACAATGTGTGCGCACCACAG gcgccatcaatcagccagcagaggtcgtaattgcatcagttatgaggtccctatccggctttctaccctgtatgaacaacagccaatcggatggcagagctgagtttttgAGATTGAACTCCCGTCTTACAGTGTATAAAGTGTATATTACATTAAATCTATATGGTGCTCACTCAGCTTTCATTGTCATTTCTAGGTCGACCTTTAGTGTGGCTGGGAATTCTTGGTGTGCTGTGCGGTATTCCTTTACTAGCTGTTttaatttacatgttcagcaagCTCAGAAGATGGTTTACTTCATATACAGCACCTGA